GAACACTTCATTCAGTCGACCGTCGCTCATTCTGAGGGTGTTGGATATCCTGCAATCAGCCCAAGCACTTTGGGACGATTGAGCCTGTGCCTACCACCAAAAGAAGAACAGCTCGTGATCGCCAATTTTCTCGACCGCGAGACGGCGAAGATTGATACGCTGATGGCGAAGATCCGTGAAGGCACCGAGCGGCTCAAGGAGTACCGCACCGCCCTCATCTCCGCCGCAGTAACGGGTAAGATCGACGTTCGGGGAGACGGACAGTGATGGGCGACACATTTCTTGACATGCTTCGGGAACGTGCAGAAGCCGTATGCGGTGACAGTGTTGGATTGCTCAAAGACTATTCTAGCATGGACCCGGTGAACCCTCCGGGTAGTCCGGGACTTATAATTTCCGTCAGAGGAGATCAGTCTTGGAATTCGCTACCAGCGGAAGGTAAACGGAAGCAGGTTCGATTGCTTCGTGAAATCAATAGATTCACTGAACTGGTGTGTGTCCTGACAATTGACCTGCCCAGCGCTTCACGACAGGAGTTGGGAAATGCCTTGAAGGAATTAAGAAGCGCTGTAGAGCAAGACGGATACACATGGTTTAAGACGACAGATGAAGCCATCAAGGGCGTCAGAGAATTGATTAGAAAATGCCTGACGGTGCTTGAAGAGTTTTTCACGGCGTCTTCGGATGTTGTTTTGGCAATTCCGGACACGAATGCACTGCTAAGCAATCCTGATATTGAGCTTTGGCGATTCGATGACGTGGGTCGTTTTGAAATCGTCCTGACACCTTCAGTTCTATCTGAACTCGATGCCCATAAGGTAAACCACAGAAATAAAGAAGTACGCAGTAAGGCTCTGAAGCTCATCCGGAAGATCAAGGAGTATCGACGGCGTGGCTCGCTGCATAACGGGGTTCCAATTGTCACTAATCTGGTGACCCTTCGTTCCGTTGCTGCTGAGCCTAACATGTCACAGACCCTGTCATGGCTTGACGCCACCAACGCCGATGATCGTTTCTTGGCAACATCTCTTGAGATAATCAGGAGCAATGCTGGGGCTAGACTTTTCATCGTAACATCAGACGTTAACATGCAGAACAAGGCGGAGTTCGCTGGAATACCGTTCTGTGAAGTTCCTGTTAGCAGAGTCGCAGAGAAGAGAGCTTGAGGTCCGACCAACACACCACAGGCCTTTGGGTCTCGGGCTAGGCTTGATATGATCTAGAGCGTGACAGGGAAGTTCGACATCCGGGAAGTCTCGAACATCAGAAAAGAGAGTGCCCTTTTTCTCTGCATATCTATATCGTTCGCTCCCCCGGTGTCCACTTGACTGTTACAAGTTGTCGGCATATATTTGTAAATACCGGCGTTTCGTAACATGGTCTAGTTCGAGGAAGCCATGAATCAAAAGAAGATAGTTGAGCTCGCAAGAAAACACGGTGTCCTCCGCGCAAGGGACCTGAATCCGTACGGGATTCCACGGGAATACCTACGGCGTCTCTGTGACAAGGGTCTGCTCGAGAGGGTGGCAAGAGGACTCTACCGGCTGCCAGATTCCCCGGTAACGGAAAATCATACCCTCGCAGAGACCTGCAAACGAGTGCCAAGGGGGGTCGTGTGCCTTCTATCCGCTCTCCAATATCACGGCCTCACAACACAAACTCCACATCAAGTGTGGGTAGCCATCGGACGAAAGGACAGGCGGCCAAGTCCCGATTGTCCTCCGCTTCGCATCGTGCGGTTTTCTGGCGCTGCCATGACAGAGGGTGTAGAGACCCATGCTGTCGAGGCGGTGCCAGTCCGGATTTTCAGTCCTGCCAAGACCGTGGCAGATTGCTTCAAGTACCGGAACAAGATTGGAGTGGATGTGGCCCTCGAGGCCTTGAAGGAGTGTTGGCGTGACCGACGATGCACGATGGACGACCTATGGCGGTACGCCAAGATTTGTCGCGTTCAGAACGTTATTCGTCCGTATCTGGAATCTCTCGTCCCATGAAAAACAAGGTAATGAAGAATGTTGGCGTCTCGGTTCGTGATCGTCTGCTCCGAATCGCACGTGAACGAGGCGAGGATTACCAGCTCCTGTTGACCCGGTATGCGCTCGAGCGACTGTTGTATCGGCTGAGTGGATCACAGTACAGGGATCAATTCATTCTTAAGGGAGCAATGCTCTTCACATTGTGGGGAAGGGACACTTATCGTCCGACGCGAGATGTCGATTTCCTTGTCTTCGGAGAAAACGATGCGGCGGGCCTCATTAGAGTATTTCGAGGGCTTTGTGAACTCAAGGTGGACGACGATGGTGTCATCTTCGTTCCGGAAAGCGTTCAAGCGGAGCCGATCCGCGACGAGACGGCGTATGGGGGAATTCGCATTCGACTGGAGGCGAGGCTAGCTGAAGCTCGTATTCCGATCCAAGCTGATATTGGATTCGGTGATGCCATCACACCTTCACCGGAACGCATTATTTATCCCACATTGCTGAAGAGCCCCGCTCCCAAGCTGCGGGCTTATCCAAGAGAAAGCGTTGTCTCGGAGAAACTCGAGGCGATGGTTAGTCTCGGCATGGCTAACAGTCGCATGAAAGACTTCTACGACCTCAGGTTGCTTGCCACGCGTCTAGATTTTGATGGTCCGCGGTTGAGCCGTGCAATTGAAGCCACGTTTGAGCGTCGGAGAACACCATTGCCAAAAGAGGTCCCGACGGCAATGACTAGAGAATTCGGAGAGGATCGGCAGAAATCTGCTCAATGGAGCGCGTTCCTCCGAAGGGGCAGCATCGCAGACAGTGGACAAGACTTAGTGGGCATTTGCATCTTCTTGCACGATTTTCTGTGGCCTCCTCTGAGGCATCTTGAAGAAAGAGAAACATTTCAATTTCTCTGGCCTGCGAGCGGACCCTGGCTTCAGAAGAAGCGCGGAAAAGAAAGGAAGTAGGAACCTCATCCGTGGTCAAGATTTCTGAACGCAGTTTTGAGGAGACCATCGAATGTGCTTTGTTGGCACACGGGCCTAACGCCTGTGTGGGTGATCCGACCAAGGTATTTGAGCAGCCGCTGCCTTTTGGAGAAGCAGTGCCTGGCGGCTATCACAAACGGTCACCAGAAGAATACGACCGCAAGCTTTGTCTTATTCCCGGAGATGTTCTCGATTTCGTTTATGCCACTCAGCCGAAAGAATGGACCCGTCTCAAAGGAATTTATGGCCCCGAGGTCAAGGAGAATTTCCTCAGACGAGTTGCCTGGGAAGTGGAAAAGCGAGGCTGACTCGATGTTCTTAGAAATGGAGTCAAAGATTCTGGATGCAAATTCCAGCTTGCCTTCTTCCACCCGTCCAGTGGCCTCAACGAAGAGTTAAGAAGACTTTACCTGGGTAATATCTTCACCGTTGTGCGCCAACTGCGTTATAGCGAGAGAAGCGAGAAGAGTCTGGATCTCGCCTTGTTCCTTAACGGACTTCCGCTCTTTACAGCAGAGCTCAAGAACCCATTGACCGGGCAAAATGTAGAGAGTGCAGTCAAGCAGTATAGGTCTGATCGCGACCCCAGAGAGGCGCTCTTTGCTTTCCGGCGTTGCTTGGCCCACTTTGCCGTTGACCCGGACCTTGTCTTTGTGGCTACCAGGCTCGAAGGCACAATGACCAGCTTCCTACCCTTTAACCAAGGAAAGTTTGGTGGCGCAGGAAACCGGCCTGTTTCTCCGACAGTAAATGGCTATGCCACATCGTATCTCTGGGAAAAGACATGGGCACGGAACAGCATGTTGAACCTCATCCAATACTTCACTCAGGAGATTGAAGAGGAGGATGAGAAGGGGAGGAAAACCGGGAAACTCAAGCTAATTTTCCCGCGCTACCATCAGCTTGATGCTGTGAGGAGATTAGTCAAAGATGCGAGGGAGCGCGGTCCAGGACATCGCTACCTGATTCAGCATTCTGCGGGGAGCGGCAAATCGAACTCAATAGCCTGGCTGGCCTACCAGCTTGCAGTCCTCCATGATGCAAACGATAAGCGGGTCTTTGATTCAATCGTTGTTGTTACGGACCGCCGTGTGCTGGACCGGCAGCTTCAGCGGACGGTCCGGCAGTTCGAAAGCACGCATGGCGTGATTGAGAATATCGACAAAACGAGTCGTCAATTGAAGGAGGCACTTGAAGCAGGCAAGACCATCATTGTCTCGACACTGCAAAAGTTTCCAGTGATAGCTGACCAAATAGATGAACTTCCTGGGAAACGATTTGCTGTGATCATAGACGAAGCCCACTCCTCTCAATCGGGTGAGAGTGCAAAGA
This DNA window, taken from Candidatus Eisenbacteria bacterium, encodes the following:
- a CDS encoding type IV toxin-antitoxin system AbiEi family antitoxin domain-containing protein, with translation MNQKKIVELARKHGVLRARDLNPYGIPREYLRRLCDKGLLERVARGLYRLPDSPVTENHTLAETCKRVPRGVVCLLSALQYHGLTTQTPHQVWVAIGRKDRRPSPDCPPLRIVRFSGAAMTEGVETHAVEAVPVRIFSPAKTVADCFKYRNKIGVDVALEALKECWRDRRCTMDDLWRYAKICRVQNVIRPYLESLVP
- a CDS encoding nucleotidyl transferase AbiEii/AbiGii toxin family protein; translation: MKNKVMKNVGVSVRDRLLRIARERGEDYQLLLTRYALERLLYRLSGSQYRDQFILKGAMLFTLWGRDTYRPTRDVDFLVFGENDAAGLIRVFRGLCELKVDDDGVIFVPESVQAEPIRDETAYGGIRIRLEARLAEARIPIQADIGFGDAITPSPERIIYPTLLKSPAPKLRAYPRESVVSEKLEAMVSLGMANSRMKDFYDLRLLATRLDFDGPRLSRAIEATFERRRTPLPKEVPTAMTREFGEDRQKSAQWSAFLRRGSIADSGQDLVGICIFLHDFLWPPLRHLEERETFQFLWPASGPWLQKKRGKERK
- a CDS encoding PIN domain-containing protein, with the translated sequence MGDTFLDMLRERAEAVCGDSVGLLKDYSSMDPVNPPGSPGLIISVRGDQSWNSLPAEGKRKQVRLLREINRFTELVCVLTIDLPSASRQELGNALKELRSAVEQDGYTWFKTTDEAIKGVRELIRKCLTVLEEFFTASSDVVLAIPDTNALLSNPDIELWRFDDVGRFEIVLTPSVLSELDAHKVNHRNKEVRSKALKLIRKIKEYRRRGSLHNGVPIVTNLVTLRSVAAEPNMSQTLSWLDATNADDRFLATSLEIIRSNAGARLFIVTSDVNMQNKAEFAGIPFCEVPVSRVAEKRA